The Desulfolucanica intricata genome has a window encoding:
- the remB gene encoding extracellular matrix regulator RemB, translating to MFLHLGGDVVVAKKDVIMILDARTKKSPFVKEFLEIAEDEGFIKLISEKEKEKSLIITTKEVFLSPISCTTLKKRSENVLNTVDIKEFNRG from the coding sequence ATGTTTCTGCATTTAGGTGGTGATGTAGTTGTTGCCAAGAAAGATGTAATTATGATTCTTGATGCCCGAACGAAAAAATCACCTTTTGTTAAAGAATTTTTAGAAATTGCTGAGGATGAAGGTTTTATTAAATTAATATCAGAAAAGGAGAAAGAAAAATCTCTAATTATTACTACTAAAGAAGTTTTTCTTTCACCTATTTCTTGTACTACTTTAAAAAAGCGTTCAGAAAACGTACTTAATACAGTGGATATTAAAGAATTTAACCGTGGTTAA